The Limnospira fusiformis SAG 85.79 genomic interval TAATTTCTGCCCGTAAGTGTAGGGCGGGAAATCCGGGTAATAAATCCTGCGCCCCTTGTTTGATAGCCCAAAGACGTTCTGCTTGTGATACTTTTGGGGCGGTTTCATGAGTTAAAATAACTTCAACTTCGGGATAGTTTAAATCACACCAACGACAAAATTCATAGGGGCTTTCTTCTTGCCTGATAAAATACATGACATCAACTATACATAAATCTGGTAGCTGGTTTTCTCGAGCTTTTTTCTGCAAAAAGAACTTTAAATGTGATGATTTATGGTAGTTGTAAACTGATAGACCTTGAGAAGACAAGATTAAATTCCAAATCATTTGCTGTGGCTTCGAGATTTGAGCAACCAGCACAGTTTTCGGAGGGTTATTTATCATACAAAAACTCACTTTTTGTTAATCAAGCACAATCCTATCGGTCGAAATCAATCAACCTTCAGTAATAGCTTTTGATGGTTTTTGTAGAGACACCCTTAACTTAAACAACAAGAATCAGCAAATCTTGAAATCCGACTGACTAAAATTTAGACTGCGTGTTATGATCTATCAAATAGCCGTTTAAACTCCACCCCAACTGCTGATTATAGCACTGGGACTGGTAATCTTAATCTCAATCAACTAATTAGTTGCCAATGCCTGAATTTCATCAATTACTAAATTTGCCATCTATTTCTCGCAGACAAGCTATCAAGATTTTGGGAGTCAGTATAGCTGGTGGAATCCTAGGCTATTCCCGATTCAAAAAAACCCAACCTACGATCGCCCAAAAAGACTCAATTGCCCTTCCCTATACTTTAAACAACCCTAAAAAAGTTGTTGTAGTCGGTGCCGGATTAGCAGGTTTAGCCTGTGCCTACGAACTCAGCCAACGGGGGTTTGCAGTGACCTTATTGGAACGCGCGCCCCAACTCGGTGGCAAAATTGCCAGTTGGCCGATTCAGGTAGGAAACCAGACGTTTATGATGGAACATGGGTTCCACGGGTTTTTCCCCCAGTATTATAACCTCAACCGCATCATTGAGGAACTCCACATCAGAGATAATTTTTTATCTCTTAAATTCTACTCGGTAGTTCTGAGAAATAACACTTATGAGCCGGAAGTGTTTCGCCCCAATCATTCAGCCTTTCCCTGGAATATAGTAGATTTAGCGATCGCATCACCCAACCGACTCCGGTGGGGAATTAACCTCACCAAACGCCAACACTGGGAAGTTTTCCGAGAAATTGGTGGTTTCGCCATTCCCGACAGCTTTGAAAGACTCGATCAGATCTCCGTCAGCGACTGGGTAAAGGGAGAATTTCCCCAAGGTCTTTACGACCTGTACTTTCTCCCCTTCGCTAAGTCTAGCCTAAATGCGCCGGATTCTCTTAGCGCCGGAGAACTAATGCAGTTTTTCCATTTCTACTTTTTCGGGAACCCAGAAGGACTAGCCTTTAACGGGACCCGCGAAGATATGGGTAGCAGTCTCGTCCAACCCATAGCCGATGCAATTATTGCCAAAGGGGGTAAAATTATCACCGGAGGGGTAGTTTCTGAGGTGAAATGGCGAGATGGAAAAATTGACTCCCTCACCTACACGACGGGAGACCGTCATGGGTCAGCACCTTTTTGGGTAAATCGTCATGTCAGTTTAGGAAACACTGGGGAATATTTTGGCGCTGCGGATGAAGTTTATGCTGTTAACCCCGATAAAACGGAAGCGATTTCCCTCACCTGTACTCACCAAGGTTGTACTGTTAATCAGGAGTCTGATGGACGTTTTTACTGTCCCTGTCATGGCGCTATTTATGATCAACAAGGTCGGGTGATTTCGGGTCCGACTCAACAGGATTTACCCCGATTTAAGGTTCTCAAATATGACACTACTCGCCTACAGTTAATTGCTCAAACCAACAAACCCCCCAAAGGTAGGGGGGATAATAGGGAGCTAAAACAGGAGGTAAGCTCGCACTACTCTAAAATGGCGGCTTCTCAACTTTCCGTTACATATGTTACACAATCGACGATTAGTTTAGCAGCAGACTATTACATATTTGCTACTGATGTTCCGGGGGTTAAATCTTTATTTTCCCTGTCTATAGGGGATGTTAACCGGAAGGTTCAACAACAAATCGAAAAATTGGCGATCGCTGACCCTTTTGCGGTGTGTCGATTCTGGTTTGACCGAGATTTCCCCTGGGAACATAGCGATTTTACCTCGGTATCGGGTTATAAATTAACCGATAGTATCACCCTATATCATCGCATTCAAGAAACTTATCAACAATGGCATCAACAAACGGGAGGAAGTGTGGTAGAACTGCACGCATACTGTTATAAAGAAGCGGATTTCCCTACTCAATCAGCGTTGCTAACCACCTTTGAAAAAGAACTATATGAAATCGTCCCTGAACTGCAAAACGCCACTCTATTACATCGAGAATTAGTCAATCAAAAGAACTTTTCTGGCTATCCACCGGGTAGTTATAGCGATCGCCCTTGCACTGATTCTGGTGTCCCTAATCTCCAATTTGCGGGAGATTGGGTAAAAATGCCTTTTCCCTGTGGTTTAATGGAAAGGGCGGTTAGTAGTGGCTTATTGGCGGCTAATGATATTATACACCAAGAAGGATTGCAAAGACGACCATTATTATCAGTCAATCCCAAAGGTATTTTCACGATTTGAACACGGGATAATTGACAGCTATTAATAACGGGTTGGGTGCGTCAGCAAAGGCTGTACAGCTTGTTCACCAGTCGCTTAATACATTGCCCTCACCCTAAATCTGGATCCCAGAGAGGGAGAGGGACTTTGAGAGGTGATCAGATGATTTCTGAACAGGCTGTAACTGACGCACCTGTGACTAACTAAATCAGAATTTAGTAAATAAAAATACCTCCAGTTGATTGAATATTAACAGTGCGTAACCCAGCTTGGTCGCCACTGGGTCGAATTGTAAGGGTGACGTTGTTATTAACAACTTCTAGGTTATATTGCAGACTCAAAGAAGCAACTAAGGGGTTAATCACCAAATAGGAGTCTAGGGGAATGTTGTTATAACTAATCCTTTGTCCATTGGCTAAATTGGCGGTTTCGGTGGTAGTCAAACCATACTCTAGGGTGACACTAGATTGATTGACGAGGGTTAGGTTAACCGACTGTTGTGGATTAATTCGCGCGACAGGTTGCCAAGGTCCGGGGCTATAGGTAGAAGCAGCCGGAGGATTTTGGGCGAGAATAACTCCTGTAATTGTTTCGGAAGCATTAAGGGTTTTTGGCTGTACTACGAAGGATAAACACAAGGTAGTTACAACACTTAGTCCGACTACATTAAGACGACAGTTCATTCCATGACTCTCCTAAATACACGCGCTAACATCAAGTGTGAGGAGTTATTTCTATTATTGCCCAACCTGGATGTTTTGGATAGACAACTAACTAGGAGTTTATTGGAGGTGGGCGAAAACCGTGGCTTTTTGTACGCCATTTTCGCGACCTCTGGCGCTGATAGTCAGCGATCGCAAATGATTAAAGAAAGGCTGGGCGGATAATTCCACTAATCTTAGCAAAGGCATTTGTTGGCGTAAAATGTCCCGACTGACATCCCAATCAATATAAAAATAGCCATCATTTTTCTCGGAGAGTAACTTGAGACTATTGCTAAATTCAGGATTAGTCAGAATGTTTCCAGTTTCCACCCCATGAATTGCAGCATCGATCGCCTCAACAGAAGTGGCAAAAATTTCGTAATCCCCAACGGTGGCGTGAACTCCTCTGGGTTCCGCCTCAATCATCTGTTTTCTGGCGCTGGTCTTGTTTTTAGACTTGATCGGAACAGTTTTAAGTTGTGTCCAAGCCCATAGGGTATAGTCCCCTAATACAAAACTCCCGACACTGTAACCCCTCTCAGTGGCGATCGCGTCTAAAGCCTCGATAGCAGTTTCGGCTAAAGGAGTCCGTTTGGCAACAAATACCCAATCATTGCGATCGCCTATGGGGTGGGGGACTAAGGCGAGCGCGTATTCTTCTGTTACCCAATTAAAAATATCTTCGGGTAAATCAACACCCCAACTTTCTTGTATGGAAACCTGCGCGCGTCTTAAAACTCCCCCCAAGGTCTCATTACTCCCGATAGTCCCGGAGGTTTGCGCCCACAAATCTTTTAAATCTCGTCCGGTCACTACTAGGGGACTATTGGCGCTGATATACTTTAAGGCTGTGGGGGGTTCCGACAATAACGGCGGCTCAAATTCTTCGCTGGTGGTAGCAATTAT includes:
- a CDS encoding response regulator, whose protein sequence is MLVAQISKPQQMIWNLILSSQGLSVYNYHKSSHLKFFLQKKARENQLPDLCIVDVMYFIRQEESPYEFCRWCDLNYPEVEVILTHETAPKVSQAERLWAIKQGAQDLLPGFPALHLRAEIILGLQRVLEVLDLLPIDQIELGYVFTKIQKIMFNYHQLDRLNMG
- a CDS encoding FAD-dependent oxidoreductase, with the translated sequence MPEFHQLLNLPSISRRQAIKILGVSIAGGILGYSRFKKTQPTIAQKDSIALPYTLNNPKKVVVVGAGLAGLACAYELSQRGFAVTLLERAPQLGGKIASWPIQVGNQTFMMEHGFHGFFPQYYNLNRIIEELHIRDNFLSLKFYSVVLRNNTYEPEVFRPNHSAFPWNIVDLAIASPNRLRWGINLTKRQHWEVFREIGGFAIPDSFERLDQISVSDWVKGEFPQGLYDLYFLPFAKSSLNAPDSLSAGELMQFFHFYFFGNPEGLAFNGTREDMGSSLVQPIADAIIAKGGKIITGGVVSEVKWRDGKIDSLTYTTGDRHGSAPFWVNRHVSLGNTGEYFGAADEVYAVNPDKTEAISLTCTHQGCTVNQESDGRFYCPCHGAIYDQQGRVISGPTQQDLPRFKVLKYDTTRLQLIAQTNKPPKGRGDNRELKQEVSSHYSKMAASQLSVTYVTQSTISLAADYYIFATDVPGVKSLFSLSIGDVNRKVQQQIEKLAIADPFAVCRFWFDRDFPWEHSDFTSVSGYKLTDSITLYHRIQETYQQWHQQTGGSVVELHAYCYKEADFPTQSALLTTFEKELYEIVPELQNATLLHRELVNQKNFSGYPPGSYSDRPCTDSGVPNLQFAGDWVKMPFPCGLMERAVSSGLLAANDIIHQEGLQRRPLLSVNPKGIFTI